A stretch of Streptomyces vietnamensis DNA encodes these proteins:
- a CDS encoding TIGR04282 family arsenosugar biosynthesis glycosyltransferase, which yields MTTPPVTTPLATLPIATSPLVTTLLVIAKEPRPGRVKTRLTPPFTPEEAAALAEAALADTLSAAARVPADRHVLVLDGRPGPWLPPGFEVVPQASGGLDVRLAAAFARCPGPALLIGMDTPQVTPELLAPALRRDAYDAWFGSAADGGFWALGLARPDPSLLLGVPMSTPETGAVQYARLRAAGLRVGTLPVLRDVDTASDARQVAAAAPGTRFAARYAELTAATTGAGR from the coding sequence ATGACCACGCCTCCCGTGACCACGCCCCTCGCCACCCTGCCCATCGCCACCTCACCCCTCGTCACCACCCTGCTCGTCATCGCGAAGGAGCCCCGGCCCGGCCGGGTGAAGACCCGGCTCACTCCCCCGTTCACCCCCGAGGAGGCGGCCGCGCTCGCCGAGGCCGCGCTCGCCGACACGCTCTCGGCCGCCGCCCGCGTCCCCGCGGACCGGCACGTCCTCGTGCTCGACGGGCGGCCGGGCCCGTGGCTGCCGCCGGGCTTCGAGGTCGTCCCCCAGGCGAGCGGCGGGCTCGACGTGCGCCTGGCCGCCGCGTTCGCCCGCTGTCCGGGGCCGGCCCTGCTCATCGGCATGGACACCCCGCAGGTGACGCCGGAGCTCCTGGCCCCCGCCCTGCGCCGGGACGCGTACGACGCCTGGTTCGGGTCGGCCGCCGACGGGGGTTTCTGGGCCCTCGGCCTCGCCCGTCCCGACCCTTCCCTCCTGCTCGGCGTCCCCATGTCCACGCCCGAGACGGGCGCCGTCCAGTACGCCCGGCTGCGGGCGGCCGGGCTGCGCGTCGGCACCCTGCCCGTCCTGCGGGACGTGGACACCGCGTCGGACGCCCGGCAGGTGGCGGCCGCCGCGCCGGGGACCCGTTTCGCGGCCCGGTACGCCGAACTGACCGCCGCGACCACGGGGGCGGGCCGTTGA
- a CDS encoding class I SAM-dependent methyltransferase — protein MTTTTATTTTAWRAGPYDCALRTGRGPLFLRRHDGWLLPLEIERWCMAPDSADRSVLDRCLGTVLDIGCGPGRLVSALAAEGRRALGIDISPEAVARTLRLGGSALCRSVFEPLPAEGRWDTALLIDGNVGIGGDPAALLCRLRQVVSSSGRLLAECAPVDVDECCEVRVDDGRGGRGAPFPWARVGTRALSAHARSAGWRVSERWSLEGRTFLSLVPQSSVVARP, from the coding sequence TTGACCACGACCACGGCGACCACGACCACGGCATGGCGGGCCGGCCCGTACGACTGCGCCCTGCGCACCGGCAGGGGCCCGCTCTTCCTGCGCCGTCACGACGGCTGGCTCCTGCCCCTGGAGATCGAGCGCTGGTGCATGGCGCCCGACAGCGCCGACCGCTCCGTGCTCGACCGCTGCCTGGGCACCGTCCTCGACATCGGCTGCGGACCGGGGCGGCTCGTCTCCGCGCTGGCCGCCGAGGGCCGGCGCGCCCTGGGCATCGACATCAGCCCCGAGGCCGTCGCCCGGACGCTGCGGCTCGGCGGGTCGGCCCTGTGCCGGTCGGTCTTCGAACCGCTGCCCGCCGAGGGGCGCTGGGACACGGCGCTGCTGATCGACGGGAACGTGGGGATCGGCGGCGACCCGGCCGCCCTGCTGTGCCGGCTCCGCCAGGTCGTGTCGTCTTCCGGGCGGCTCCTCGCGGAATGTGCGCCCGTGGACGTCGACGAGTGCTGCGAGGTACGGGTCGACGACGGCCGGGGCGGGCGCGGGGCGCCGTTCCCGTGGGCCCGGGTCGGCACCCGGGCCCTGTCCGCGCACGCGCGAAGCGCGGGGTGGCGCGTCTCCGAACGGTGGTCCCTGGAGGGGCGTACGTTCCTGTCGCTCGTCCCTCAGTCGTCCGTCGTCGCCCGCCCCTGA
- a CDS encoding glycosyltransferase family 2 protein: MTVDVVLPCLDEADALPWVLARVPAGWRAIVVDNGSSDGSAAVAAGLGATVVHEPRRGFGAACHAGLLASDAEFVCFCDCDASLDPGLLPGLVCAVADGSADLLLGRRRPAGRGAWPAHARAGNLALSWLLRRRTGLRLRDLGPLRAARREALLGLGLDDRRSGYPLQMVVRAADAGWRVREVDVPYLPRTGRSKVTGTWKGTWQAVHDMRKVLDEPAPAGGGRP; encoded by the coding sequence ATGACCGTAGATGTCGTCCTTCCCTGCCTCGACGAGGCGGATGCCCTGCCCTGGGTCCTGGCCCGCGTTCCGGCCGGATGGCGGGCGATCGTCGTCGACAACGGCTCCTCCGACGGATCGGCAGCCGTCGCCGCCGGGCTCGGCGCCACCGTCGTGCACGAGCCCCGGCGCGGCTTCGGCGCCGCCTGCCACGCCGGACTGCTCGCCTCCGACGCCGAGTTCGTCTGCTTCTGCGACTGTGACGCCTCCCTGGATCCCGGCTTGCTGCCCGGCCTCGTCTGCGCGGTGGCCGACGGCTCCGCCGATCTCCTCCTCGGCCGCCGGCGTCCCGCCGGGCGGGGCGCGTGGCCGGCCCACGCGAGGGCCGGGAACCTCGCCCTGTCCTGGCTTCTGCGCCGGCGCACCGGGCTGCGGCTGCGCGATCTCGGCCCCCTGCGGGCGGCCCGCCGCGAGGCGCTGCTCGGGCTCGGTCTCGACGACCGGCGCAGCGGCTACCCGCTGCAGATGGTCGTCCGGGCCGCCGACGCCGGCTGGCGGGTGCGCGAGGTCGACGTCCCGTACCTGCCCCGGACGGGACGGTCCAAGGTCACGGGCACGTGGAAGGGCACGTGGCAGGCGGTCCACGACATGCGCAAGGTGCTGGACGAACCGGCACCGGCGGGCGGGGGCCGCCCATGA